In the Longimicrobiaceae bacterium genome, one interval contains:
- the thiC gene encoding phosphomethylpyrimidine synthase ThiC, with translation MTDRARPQTSAAGDYGDAFPSSRKVYVEGRHGVRVPMREIALSGGEPPLRVYDTSGPLGGDVRQGLPPLRAEWIRARGDTVETERTYRPVPGRSSTEIPATLRRPTLRGTGCVTQMGYARRGEVTPEMEFVALREGMDPELVRSEVARGRAIIPANVNHPELEPMIIGRGFAVKVNANIGNSAVTSSIEEEVEKLRWATLWGADTVMDLSTGKNIHETREWILRNSPVPIGTVPIYQALEKVGGVPEELTWEIYRDTLTEQAEQGVDYFTVHAGVLLRYVPLTANRLTGIVSRGGSIIAKWCLAHHRESFLYTHFREICEIMQAYDVAFSLGDGLRPGSIRDANDEAQFAELRTQGELTRIAWEYDVQTMNEGPGHVPMHLIRENMEKQLEWCDEAPFYTLGPLTTDIAPGYDHITSGIGAAQIGWYGTAMLCYVTPKEHLGLPNRDDVKTGVVTYKIAAHAADLAKGHPRAQEWDDALSKARFEFRWRDQFNLALDPVTALAYHDETLPAEGAKVAHFCSMCGPKFCSMKITQEIRAAAEAGMQEKSKEFKEMGGEIYLKEELPAPAGGD, from the coding sequence TCCGCCGCCGGCGACTACGGCGACGCCTTCCCCAGTTCACGCAAGGTCTACGTGGAGGGCCGCCACGGCGTCCGCGTCCCCATGCGCGAGATCGCCCTGTCCGGGGGCGAGCCCCCGCTCCGCGTCTACGACACCAGCGGGCCCCTGGGCGGGGACGTGCGCCAGGGGCTGCCGCCGCTCCGGGCGGAGTGGATCCGCGCCCGCGGCGACACCGTGGAGACGGAGCGGACGTACCGCCCCGTCCCCGGCCGCAGCAGCACGGAGATCCCGGCGACGCTGCGCCGCCCCACGCTGCGCGGCACCGGGTGCGTCACGCAGATGGGATACGCGCGCCGCGGCGAGGTCACCCCGGAGATGGAGTTCGTGGCGCTGCGCGAGGGGATGGACCCGGAGCTCGTGCGCAGCGAGGTGGCGCGCGGGCGGGCCATCATCCCGGCCAACGTCAACCACCCGGAGCTGGAGCCGATGATCATCGGCCGCGGCTTCGCGGTGAAGGTGAACGCCAACATCGGCAACTCGGCCGTCACCTCGTCCATCGAGGAGGAGGTGGAGAAGCTGCGCTGGGCCACGCTCTGGGGCGCGGACACGGTGATGGACCTTTCCACGGGGAAGAACATCCACGAGACGCGGGAGTGGATCCTGCGCAACTCGCCGGTCCCCATCGGCACGGTGCCCATCTACCAGGCGCTGGAGAAGGTGGGCGGGGTGCCGGAGGAGCTGACCTGGGAGATCTACCGCGACACGCTGACCGAGCAGGCGGAGCAGGGGGTGGACTACTTCACCGTGCACGCGGGGGTGCTGCTGCGCTACGTCCCGCTCACCGCCAACCGGCTGACGGGGATCGTCTCCCGCGGGGGCTCCATCATCGCCAAGTGGTGCCTGGCCCACCACCGCGAGAGCTTCCTGTACACGCACTTCCGCGAGATCTGCGAGATCATGCAGGCGTACGACGTCGCCTTCTCCCTGGGCGACGGGCTGCGGCCGGGCTCCATCCGCGACGCCAACGACGAGGCGCAGTTCGCGGAGCTGCGCACCCAGGGCGAGCTGACGCGCATCGCCTGGGAGTACGACGTGCAGACCATGAACGAGGGGCCGGGGCACGTCCCCATGCACCTCATCAGGGAGAACATGGAGAAGCAGCTGGAGTGGTGCGACGAGGCGCCGTTCTACACGCTGGGGCCGCTCACCACGGACATCGCGCCCGGGTACGACCACATCACCAGCGGCATCGGCGCGGCGCAGATCGGGTGGTACGGCACGGCCATGCTCTGCTACGTCACGCCCAAGGAGCACCTGGGGCTCCCCAACCGCGACGACGTGAAGACAGGGGTCGTCACCTACAAGATCGCCGCGCACGCCGCGGACCTGGCCAAGGGGCACCCGCGCGCGCAGGAGTGGGACGACGCGCTCAGCAAGGCACGCTTCGAGTTCCGCTGGAGGGACCAGTTCAACCTGGCGCTGGACCCGGTGACCGCGCTGGCGTACCACGACGAGACGCTCCCGGCGGAGGGGGCAAAGGTCGCGCACTTCTGCTCCATGTGCGGGCCGAAGTTCTGCTCGATGAAGATCACGCAGGAGATCCGGGCGGCGGCGGAGGCGGGGATGCAGGAGAAGTCCAAGGAATTCAAGGAGATGGGCGGCGAGATCTACCTCAAGGAGGAGTTGCCCGCGCCGGCCGGCGGCGACTGA